Part of the Drosophila pseudoobscura strain MV-25-SWS-2005 chromosome 2, UCI_Dpse_MV25, whole genome shotgun sequence genome, AAGACCATCTTCAATGAGCTGGGCACGGTGACGGCCCTGGCCCGGGCAGCCATGCAGAACAAGAGCGAAAACACACTGAAGGCGGTGCTGTCGGCTCTGTGGAATCTCTCGGCTCACTGCAGCACCAACAAGGCGGAGTTCTGTGCTGTGGACGGAGCACTGGCCTTTCTAGTGAGCATGCTCAGCTACGAGGGGCCCAGCAAGACACTCAAGATCATCGAGAATGCTGGCGGTATCTTGCGCAACGTCTCGAGTCACATCGCCGTATGTGAATCGTATCGTGAGATTCTACGAAGGCACAACGGCCTGTCCATCCTACTGCAGCAGCTGAAGTCAGAGAGTCTGACTGTGGTAAGCAACTCTTGTGGCACACTGTGGAACCTGTCGGCCCGCTGTCCCGAGGACCAACAGTTTCTAATCGATCACAATGCCATTCCGCTGCTACGTGCCCTGATCGCCTCCAAGAATTCCATGATTGCCGAGGGCAGTGCCTCGGCTCTGAAGAATCTGGTCAACTTTAGGGCCGCTCTAGAACTGATACCCAACGGTGATTCCCTTTCCCTGGACAACGATCCGGGACATGCGGGAACCCTGCCCCGACGGTATAGCTCACTGCGTCTTAGTTCCAATCCTACGGGATCGCTGAAGAAAGTTCGACCTTCCACAGTCGGTGTCGGCGTTGGCAAGGGTGAATTTTTGACCAGAAAATGCGGCGGCAGTCGCGAATCCATTTATTCGGGAAAATCCGATTCCACAAAATACTCAAGCAAGTCCGAGGGCGGGGCGAAGAACCCCTTTGAGATTGTAACGCCCACGGAGGAGCAACCCATTGACTACTCCATGAAGTACATGGAGCATAAGCCGGACACCAAGACTTTCGAGATCGACTTGGATCAGCCCACGGACTTTAGTGCACGCTACAAAGAGCGACGATCCATACCATTAGGCACCAccgcacagccacagctgaaAACAGAGACAAATGAGATTATTAGCGATGCGTTGCCGCTGTCCAAATCAGATTCCACTTCGGAGGGGGTTCCACTTTCCGCAACGAAGCAGAAAATTGGAACAGAGACACAGGGAGAGCATCCGATCAACTATTGCGAGGAGGGAACACCGGGCACTTTCAGTCGCTTTGATTCCCTCAACAGTCTGACAGAGAAGACTGATAAATCTCACACAATGGCACCCAAAACGCCCACAAAGCCACAACAGCCGCCTGGAGCTCTGGCGCTGCACAGCAATACGCCGCAAAACATCGACTCGGCGCTGGAGACACCCTTGATGTTCTCGCGACGCAGTTCGATGGACTCGCTGGTGGGCGGTGATGATGAGACGATTGCTTGCGACGATAATGGTTCCGTCATCAGCGAATACAGCCGAATGCAGAGCGGTGTTATATCGCCTTCAGAGTTGCCCGATTCCCCCACCCAGAGTATGCCACAGTCGCCGCGACGCGATCGTAAAATGCCCAATCTCCCGAACGGACAGAATCAGATTGAGACGACGACCCCAAGGAAAGCTGGCAATGTGTTCGAGGACAAACTGAACAGATTCCACTTAGAACACACGCCCGCCGTCTTCTCCTGTGCCACCAGCCTCAGTAACCTGAGCATTCTGGATGATTCAAATGCCAACGGCAATCGTGAAACGCGTGGAAACGACatcaatggaaatggagacgCCCCACGCAGCTACTGCACGGAGGACACACCTGCCGTGCTTTCCAAAGCGCCCAGCAACAGTGATCTGTCGATTCTGTCCATACCCAACGATTTGAATGCCAACGAGGAGCGAGTACCGCCTCCACGCGTGCCAGTTTTGGGCACAGAGCACCCAACCACAGAGGATGCCATCTCCAAGATGCGTTGCGGCGGCAGCTCGCTGCCAAGCTATTTGCCAGTTTCCGACGAGATGAGCAAATACTACGTGGAGGACAGCCCATGCACCTTCTCGGTAATTTCTGGACTATCCCATCTGACTGTGGGCTCCACTCGAGCAGGTCCAGTCTCTCAACTGCCCATGCTCCTGTCCGAAGAGGCACCCAAGCTGCCGCCCAGACGCAATGCCTCGCAAGCGGAAGTGGAGCCGCGTCTGCCGCCGAAGAGAAACGACTCGCTGTCCTCTCTCTCCATGGATTCGGATGACGACTGCAATCTGTTGAGTCAGGTAAGTAATTTAAAGCTTGCATCAACGATGGGGATTGCTAAAGGCTTCTCCACCATTTCATAGGCAATAGCGGCAGGTAGCTGTCGACCACAACCAAGCGGGGCCAGTGCCAGCACCAGTTCCAGTCATGCCAACACCAGTACCAGCACTCTGTCCAAGACAAATGGCCAGCGGAGACAGACCGTGGATGATGGCAGCAAGCTGAACTATAGCTCGGATGATTCCTTGGACGACGATGATGGTCAGTCCAAGTCGCTGTTCGAGCAATGCATCCTCAGTGGCATGCACAAATCCAGCGATGCCCTTGAGTCCGAGAGTGAACCCTCATCTGcgcagggacagggactgggacaggaGGGAAGCGCCCGCGATCGATTTGTCAGCAATCAGGTGAGGCAGATCGAGTCCATGTTGGCCGGAGGACGACCACATCCCACTGCCAGTAGTCGCCAGCAGGAGCATCGAGTGTAGGCATCGAGAGATTGATTGAGAagcaacacgcacacacacatttttccGGTGGCTTTTATTCTTTTGTCTATGCTGTAACACGGTCTCAATTTTCCTATAGTTCAGATTAAAAATTTGCACTTAAATTTAACGCACTCTTTAACACGTGTAATATACTCTTCTAACCACTcaaggaaaatggaaaaaacggGAGGAGGATAAAATGGGAAAACCTAAGGAATAAGTATGCGTGATACAGTCGGTATAAATAAACTTGGTTTTGTCAATTGAGTCTCGTAGATACGATACTCTCGTAACATGATGCTTTGATGACAGATACGACTAGCTTTGAGGCGTCCGGGCCGGCATCCATCATCCCTCAATAGAAACGCTTACGCGCATTGCGATCCTTGAAGTAGGAGATGGCAAAAATGGCCACCAAAGCCGCAACAACCACAACGAACAGAAGTATGAAGAATATTTTGGCATTCGACATGCCCGGCTTGGGGTCATCTTTGTGCTCACGGGGTGGTTCAAAGCTTTTTGCATTTGGTACGATATTGGTTCGTCGCATAATTTCGTCATGCTGTGCGGAGGAACAAACAGTTTAAGGGTTTATGTTGATTAATCCCCAAGGTTACATACCGAAACGTCGTTATCAACGTCGTAGAACTTAAAGCTGTGGATGTCGTGGTTATCGGACAAGTCGCCTGTCGTTGCCGACAAGCCCAAGTAGTAGCCCGTAGGCAGCTCTACGTTCGCCACCACGAAGCAGCTCTTCCACTCGTTTCGATTCTCCAAATCCGTCGATACGGATAAGATATCGTTCTCGTAGCGTATGCTTATGAGTGTCTCGTATTCCACATTGCGGAACCTCACCTCACAGCCTGACAGCTGCGTGTGCGTGCCATCGCGATCGTGGTCGTAGCTCCAGCTGCCGTTATTCACCATTGCACTCAAGTACGGATGTTGGTGCTAAAAATACATACAGTCGAGCGCTTAGTCATGACACAAGGAAATCGTATGGTTTTTCGTACATTGTGGGGACCGTTGTGATTGCTGTAGGTATCCAAAATGATGGCCAGTCCGTTGAAGTAGTCCTTACTGCCAAAGACGGGGCCCGTCTGCATGCGCTCCTTCGTATACCAAACTGCAAAGCCATCGCCAAAGAGTTCAGTGCCTTTGCCGTGAACCTTGAAGCCCACATGTATCTCCCAGTTGCGTGACATGATGGGCTTAAGAGGGGCAAGATAGATTAAACCATCGTACATAAAACTTTGATAACACCAGCACAGGAACACTTACATTGTAGTTCCAAAGTGCGCCGCTCTTTGACTGCAAGTCCGGCGTCAGTCTTATGTAGTTGCTGGTCACCATTGTGTTGCCCATGAAGTCCCAGTGGGGTAGGATGACGCCAACACCTTGAATTGAATGATTGTATCAATCCACTTGCAGCTACGTTCGAGGTACACGTAAACCGCATCACAATTAAACGACATACCTTGAAATGGACGCACCAGACTATGGTCCCGCTTCATGTAGTCTCCATTCTCGTTACCCAAAATATCCGATGCCAGAAAGACGACAAACAGCCCCAGGAGACAACTTGTGTTTATGATCTGGGTCATTTCTGCATTCGTCGGCCTCTAATTTCTTCGGGTACTATTCCAAAAATTtaagtaaatattttcttgCGAAAATTCTTTGATGCGCCGGCTAGATAGAGGTGGAAAACATGAATCATCgatgttttttcctttttatattcATCGATTGGCGACACATCGATGTTTAGTTTTATGTCTGTCTCGTCTCtatgaaagaaaaaactaaaaactaattaaagcACGAAAGGTACACACTTGGTTGAgctattttcttttctttgttaAAACActcttttaaatatataggTTGAAATGATCTGGCCACGTCCTGCGAGTCTGTGCGAATGTTCAGCAAGGCCGGTCAAATTATTTCAGATCGTCGCATTCGCCTTAAGCCGATAGTAGTAAACCAGTAAATGTTTCTAAACAAAAATCAGGACTGGTTTTAAGATATAATCTAGGGAATTGACGTTTTTTATGTTGCTGAACGAAAGCTATGAGCTATTGAAAGGGAAATTATCTCAAATTAAAATGATCTCTAATAAAAACATCGAAAACATCGTAACCGaccgtcagaaatataccgaaacataccgtctttTTTAAAAAAGTCAACCGGGTAAAAGAGGTCTTTACCCGATTCAAGTTAggttatcgatactatcgagtggtgcgcgccaaatatacattttttgaatgtgaacgacaaggatttaaatgttgtcaaccggggcATTACCGATTCAAAAAGTACGACGaattcctcaattttgatcttccgtcgaatattctcagctataaagaacatttagccatgcccacataaatttatacgattgatgaatcaattttctacttgattggcttaatttaaataattgcttttattgcatttctatataacattgagTATGATGATCAGAAATAAATGTAACCTTTCAAAATTCTTTGCAATATAAGTCGGGTGCAAAATGGAGACAaagtaatttatttaattataattgcaaatttatttattctataatatttgtttatttgtatacAAGTATgatgtatttatatttgagAAAATGCATACAACAGATAAAATGTCAGTTTCGGCTGTTATATGTGGGACAAATTGGTTATGCTATGAAATATGTCACGGAAGTGCAGCTAAAACTACTGAGCTGATGAATGCCTACGCAAATTGTTGTCATCAACAATTTCCCCCTCTTAAATGTTTTTCGACACTACAATCATGCGTATATGCATAccctgtgtgtgtttttcaaCCTGTTTGAATGAATATTAATCGGATTGGAATACAACATACAACGCCAACAACTCTGTCAGTTTGTCAAAGTAATGGCCTGCCCAAcgcaggggcagggggtgtGCACAGTCCGTTAACTGTGGCGGAGGCAGTTTAACGGCCTATTGCACACGCACATTCGCGCCTTCGCGGGCTCTCGCGAGCCGCGAGCCCGTGGCACGCCTAATGGAAAACGAGAAGGAGAAACCAGTTCCAAGAGTTTTCTTCCTCGGCATGCGTTTGCGTTGCTCCGTTGCTCGCTGCCGCGCTTTGGGGGGCACTGTCAAGGTCGGATCGTGAGAATATATGGATACAAAATACTGAATAATGCAAATCGGACAGGAACTTTGGCATGCACTTGGACTTGGAGTGCAGTTTGGGCACAATTAGCTAATTAGAGGCAACAGCAGTTAACGGTGCGGCATGTGTTTGTCAACTGTAAAAGTCGGCGGAGATTCTCAGAGGTTGCTTCCTCAACACGCCGCTAATTGGCATATAACGTGCCTAATTATATAAGTCATTTATGAAATCATTTCACTTTTCACCCCgtccagaagcagcagcagcagctgcaattACGTTTCCGTtgactttttattttgtgtgttcgtCGTTTGTTCTTGTTCGATTCGAATCAATTCATTTGACGACTCATCGGCACTTGACTTGACTTCCTCATGCACGAGTGAAATATTGTACGAGATTGCGGTTATTTTGGGGTCTGGACACGGGCGCTTCCCGAACGATGATTAATGGAGCGGagggagccagagccagagccagagtttCCCACAGCAGCATCGGTtcggggatggggatggagatgggcAATTAGCATAGTTGGATGATCCGATCAGAATTTATTTATAGCCAGATAGAATCGGAGGTAATTAGTAGTGCGCTTAAAAGCTCATTTGTTAGTTATAGCTGACGGCTGTCATGTGCAGACAAGTTCagacccaaacacacacaacccAAGCAGACGGACGgacttttcaattttaattccTCAAAGTGGCAATAACCTGGTGCTGTGACTGGGGCCAAGACAGGGCATAACTGAGGCCGCTGAAATTTCATTGGTAGACGGGCGGGCAAATGATTGATAACTTcgcagcaaaaagcaaaagcaaaagcaaagaaagcCAAAGTGCGCGCAAGgcgtttggtttggttttggctaATTGATTCAGCATAAATCAATGGCAATCAACAATTAGCCGCCGCTATACTCGTAATTGCCTCGCTTACAACAATTGAAACTGAACTTGACCCTCTCGTCGG contains:
- the LOC4801784 gene encoding vesicular integral-membrane protein VIP36 — its product is MTQIINTSCLLGLFVVFLASDILGNENGDYMKRDHSLVRPFQGVGVILPHWDFMGNTMVTSNYIRLTPDLQSKSGALWNYNPIMSRNWEIHVGFKVHGKGTELFGDGFAVWYTKERMQTGPVFGSKDYFNGLAIILDTYSNHNGPHNHQHPYLSAMVNNGSWSYDHDRDGTHTQLSGCEVRFRNVEYETLISIRYENDILSVSTDLENRNEWKSCFVVANVELPTGYYLGLSATTGDLSDNHDIHSFKFYDVDNDVSHDEIMRRTNIVPNAKSFEPPREHKDDPKPGMSNAKIFFILLFVVVVAALVAIFAISYFKDRNARKRFY
- the Apc2 gene encoding adenomatous polyposis coli protein gives rise to the protein MTLNESDATRLELTRNFLELSRNVETCTDLRSSDCIQILVQILHANDEGLATARKYASQALHNIVHSNPEEKERQREVKMLRLLDQILDYCNFLRTQLQSGGEAIADDEDRHPLAAMKLLMKASFDEEHRQTMCELGALKAIPNLVHLDHAVHGPAAGREQCNALRSYGLMALTNLTFGDENVHNKSYLCGQRQFMEVVIAQLNTAPDDLLQVLAGVLRNLSWRADKHMKTIFNELGTVTALARAAMQNKSENTLKAVLSALWNLSAHCSTNKAEFCAVDGALAFLVSMLSYEGPSKTLKIIENAGGILRNVSSHIAVCESYREILRRHNGLSILLQQLKSESLTVVSNSCGTLWNLSARCPEDQQFLIDHNAIPLLRALIASKNSMIAEGSASALKNLVNFRAALELIPNGDSLSLDNDPGHAGTLPRRYSSLRLSSNPTGSLKKVRPSTVGVGVGKGEFLTRKCGGSRESIYSGKSDSTKYSSKSEGGAKNPFEIVTPTEEQPIDYSMKYMEHKPDTKTFEIDLDQPTDFSARYKERRSIPLGTTAQPQLKTETNEIISDALPLSKSDSTSEGVPLSATKQKIGTETQGEHPINYCEEGTPGTFSRFDSLNSLTEKTDKSHTMAPKTPTKPQQPPGALALHSNTPQNIDSALETPLMFSRRSSMDSLVGGDDETIACDDNGSVISEYSRMQSGVISPSELPDSPTQSMPQSPRRDRKMPNLPNGQNQIETTTPRKAGNVFEDKLNRFHLEHTPAVFSCATSLSNLSILDDSNANGNRETRGNDINGNGDAPRSYCTEDTPAVLSKAPSNSDLSILSIPNDLNANEERVPPPRVPVLGTEHPTTEDAISKMRCGGSSLPSYLPVSDEMSKYYVEDSPCTFSVISGLSHLTVGSTRAGPVSQLPMLLSEEAPKLPPRRNASQAEVEPRLPPKRNDSLSSLSMDSDDDCNLLSQAIAAGSCRPQPSGASASTSSSHANTSTSTLSKTNGQRRQTVDDGSKLNYSSDDSLDDDDGQSKSLFEQCILSGMHKSSDALESESEPSSAQGQGLGQEGSARDRFVSNQVRQIESMLAGGRPHPTASSRQQEHRV